The Mucilaginibacter mallensis genome has a segment encoding these proteins:
- a CDS encoding glucoamylase family protein has product MKKILISSFLMLTAIFCRAQSSATTSAESIKPVGIIKNLTDSALLDVVQRQTFRYFWDFGHPISGLARERSNVAFNYGNEVVTIGGSGFGVMAMIVATERKWITREQADDRMLKIVDFLYKADSYHGVFPHWLNGATGKVIPFGRKDDGADLVETSYLFQGLLCARQYYNNDNPKEQHIRDVINWMWNDIEWSWFTHDGRDNLYWHWSPNNGWAMNFAIRGYNECLITYVLAASGTRYPVTANVYHNGWAQSDFFKNGKTFYNIKLPLGFDYGGPLFYTHYSFLGLNPKGLKDEYADYWEQNLNHTLINRAYCIDNPKKYKGYGENCWGLTASDNYEGYNAHSPTNDLGVITPTAALSAFPYTPQYSMQALRHFYYDMGDKIWGEYGFTDAFSESHNWYSKSYLAIDEGPIVVMIENYRTGLLWKLFMSCPEVKGGLQKLGFESPAIN; this is encoded by the coding sequence ATGAAAAAAATACTTATATCCTCTTTTCTAATGCTAACGGCAATTTTTTGCCGTGCACAATCATCGGCAACAACTTCAGCTGAGAGCATAAAGCCTGTCGGTATCATAAAAAATCTGACTGATAGCGCTTTGCTTGATGTGGTACAGCGTCAGACATTTCGCTATTTCTGGGATTTTGGCCACCCTATAAGCGGCCTGGCCCGTGAGCGCAGCAATGTAGCCTTTAATTATGGCAACGAGGTGGTGACCATTGGCGGCTCAGGTTTTGGGGTGATGGCCATGATAGTAGCCACGGAAAGAAAATGGATAACCCGTGAACAGGCTGATGACCGTATGCTGAAGATCGTCGATTTTTTATACAAGGCGGATTCCTATCACGGTGTGTTCCCGCATTGGCTGAACGGTGCAACTGGTAAAGTGATCCCTTTCGGGCGTAAGGATGATGGCGCTGATCTGGTGGAAACCTCTTATCTGTTCCAGGGCCTGCTATGCGCAAGGCAATATTATAATAATGATAACCCAAAAGAGCAACATATCCGCGATGTGATCAACTGGATGTGGAACGATATTGAGTGGAGTTGGTTTACACATGATGGCAGGGATAACCTATACTGGCACTGGTCGCCTAATAATGGCTGGGCCATGAACTTCGCCATTCGCGGGTATAATGAATGCTTAATAACCTATGTGCTTGCTGCCTCAGGCACACGTTACCCGGTTACAGCCAATGTTTACCATAACGGCTGGGCACAAAGCGATTTCTTTAAAAATGGCAAAACTTTTTACAATATAAAACTGCCGCTGGGCTTTGATTATGGCGGCCCGTTGTTCTACACCCATTATTCATTTTTGGGCTTAAACCCTAAAGGTTTGAAGGATGAATATGCGGATTACTGGGAGCAGAATTTAAATCATACCCTCATTAATAGGGCATATTGTATTGATAACCCCAAAAAATACAAAGGCTACGGCGAAAACTGCTGGGGGCTAACCGCCAGCGATAATTACGAGGGCTATAATGCACACTCGCCAACTAATGATTTGGGGGTGATAACGCCAACTGCGGCTTTATCCGCATTTCCATATACACCGCAATATAGTATGCAGGCGCTGCGACATTTTTATTATGATATGGGCGATAAGATCTGGGGCGAATACGGCTTTACCGACGCCTTTAGCGAATCGCATAACTGGTATTCAAAATCGTACCTGGCTATTGACGAGGGGCCTATTGTGGTGATGATTGAGAACTATCGTACAGGCTTATTATGGAAATTATTCATGAGTTGCCCCGAAGTAAAAGGTGGCCTGCAAAAACTGGGTTTTGAAAGCCCCGCAATAAATTAA